One Curtobacterium sp. BH-2-1-1 genomic region harbors:
- a CDS encoding DUF429 domain-containing protein — MNAYLGVDLAWGLGTATRAPNETGLVAMDPDGAVTDAGCARGVDAVTDWIAGHLGERSLIAVDASLVVTNPTGIREAERQVGQRYGRWKVAANPTNLASAASAGARLLERLTALGVGYVSSTAAMRERTGPAVFECYPYTTLVGVEELGYDVERPRYKRLDLHVAPATARARRAEAFDELVRRLRETPLDPPLRLDTHPLTRALAEPSGIHGPTHKHREDLLDGALCAWTAAFWERHGDDRVQILGGDPRLPSDAVDEAGRHPVVVAPARPSQRPTRG, encoded by the coding sequence GTGAACGCGTACCTCGGGGTGGACCTGGCATGGGGACTCGGCACCGCGACCCGCGCACCGAACGAGACCGGACTCGTCGCGATGGACCCCGACGGAGCGGTCACCGACGCCGGCTGTGCCCGGGGCGTCGACGCCGTCACCGACTGGATCGCCGGACACCTCGGCGAGCGCTCCCTCATCGCCGTGGACGCCTCGCTCGTCGTGACGAACCCGACCGGCATCCGCGAGGCCGAACGGCAGGTGGGACAGCGCTACGGCCGGTGGAAGGTCGCGGCGAACCCGACGAACCTCGCGTCGGCGGCGAGCGCCGGGGCCCGACTGCTCGAGCGGCTGACGGCCCTGGGCGTCGGGTACGTGTCGTCGACGGCGGCGATGCGGGAGCGCACCGGTCCGGCGGTGTTCGAGTGCTACCCGTACACGACCCTCGTCGGGGTCGAGGAGCTCGGCTACGACGTCGAGCGGCCGCGGTACAAGCGTCTCGACCTGCACGTCGCGCCGGCGACGGCCCGGGCACGACGGGCGGAGGCGTTCGACGAGCTCGTGCGTCGGCTGCGCGAGACGCCGCTGGACCCTCCGCTCCGGCTCGACACGCATCCGCTCACCCGGGCGCTCGCCGAGCCCTCCGGGATCCACGGGCCGACGCACAAGCACCGGGAGGACCTGCTCGACGGAGCCCTCTGCGCCTGGACGGCCGCGTTCTGGGAGCGACACGGCGACGACCGCGTGCAGATCCTGGGAGGCGATCCGCGCCTCCCGTCCGACGCTGTGGACGAGGCGGGCCGCCACCCCGTCGTGGTGGCGCCCGCGCGCCCGTCGCAGCGGCCGACGCGCGGATAG
- a CDS encoding glycosyltransferase yields the protein MSTTTEPLRIGLVSLHTSPGDEPGSGEVGGMNVVVRHQAEALADRGHHVDIITRRSSPTQPDSVSLVPGVCLRFLSAGPAEPVPKGEHDAFIEPFRRELEHLGPFDVLHSHHWFSGAAALPVARERDIPHVQSFHSIAADSDTPLSEGERPESDGRMAGERMLAHESDAVVVVSSAEADTVRTRLGGETGRIWIVPPGVDGSVFRPSAAGARRADVPYVVAAARVQPLKGLDLAIEAIAGISQEARPTLVIAGDASSEAGDYVDELRRLAARLGIADRVTFVGPQSRADLAFLFRGAAAVLVPSHSETYGLVALEGSASGVPVVAAAAGGLREAVVDGETGVVLESRDPAVWAAETERILTDSAYAASLAAAGREHAERLSWERSAAGLEDVYRRVLGRA from the coding sequence GTGAGCACCACCACCGAACCCCTGCGCATCGGGCTGGTGTCGCTGCACACCTCCCCCGGCGACGAACCCGGCTCCGGCGAGGTCGGCGGCATGAACGTCGTCGTCCGCCACCAGGCCGAGGCCCTCGCGGACCGCGGCCACCACGTCGACATCATCACGCGCCGCTCGTCGCCGACGCAGCCGGACTCGGTGTCGCTCGTGCCGGGCGTCTGCCTGCGGTTCCTGTCGGCGGGGCCGGCCGAGCCGGTGCCCAAGGGCGAGCACGACGCGTTCATCGAGCCGTTCCGCCGCGAGCTCGAGCACCTCGGTCCGTTCGACGTGCTCCACTCGCACCACTGGTTCTCCGGCGCGGCCGCACTCCCCGTGGCCCGTGAGCGGGACATCCCCCATGTGCAGTCCTTCCACTCGATCGCCGCCGACAGCGACACGCCCCTGTCCGAGGGCGAACGCCCGGAGTCCGACGGGCGGATGGCCGGCGAGCGCATGCTCGCGCACGAGTCCGACGCGGTCGTCGTCGTGTCCTCGGCCGAGGCCGACACCGTCCGCACGCGGCTCGGCGGCGAGACCGGCCGGATCTGGATCGTGCCGCCGGGCGTCGACGGGTCGGTGTTCCGTCCGTCCGCAGCCGGTGCCCGCCGCGCGGACGTCCCGTACGTGGTCGCCGCCGCGCGGGTGCAGCCGTTGAAGGGGCTGGACCTCGCGATCGAGGCGATCGCCGGCATCAGCCAGGAGGCGCGACCCACCCTCGTCATCGCCGGGGACGCCTCGAGCGAGGCGGGTGACTACGTGGACGAACTGCGTCGGCTCGCGGCCCGCCTCGGGATCGCCGACCGCGTGACGTTCGTCGGTCCGCAGTCGCGGGCCGACCTGGCGTTCCTGTTCCGCGGCGCGGCAGCCGTGCTGGTCCCGTCGCACTCGGAGACGTACGGCCTCGTCGCGCTCGAGGGCTCCGCGTCCGGGGTGCCCGTCGTGGCCGCCGCTGCCGGAGGACTGCGTGAGGCCGTGGTCGACGGCGAGACCGGGGTCGTGCTCGAGTCCCGCGACCCGGCCGTCTGGGCGGCGGAGACGGAGCGGATCCTGACGGACTCGGCGTACGCGGCGTCGCTGGCCGCGGCCGGCCGGGAGCACGCGGAGCGCCTCAGCTGGGAGCGCTCGGCCGCCGGGCTCGAGGACGTGTACCGCCGGGTGCTGGGACGCGCGTGA
- a CDS encoding ATP-dependent DNA ligase, with amino-acid sequence MEIAPMLAKAVPTVPEPDSVRGGLRYEPKWDGFRGIVTIDGDDVEIGSRGAKPLTRYFPELVEAFRAQFGGREHPVVLDGEVILRSGDAGAERLDWEALSQRIHPAASRIAKLSAETPAQFVAFDLLAVDGTDLLDRPFDERRSRLDTLSQDMSDPLFVTRTTLDVDLAREWLTTFEGAGLDGVVAKPRAKPYEPNKRTMLKVKHHRTADVVAIGYRVHKSGTGVGSLLVGLYGDDGELRQVGGVSAFSDKRRVELVDELDRVVLRDADGRPVTGDGERSRFSSGRDTSFVRLAPSLVLEVRYDQMEGDRFRHTVQFERWRPDREAASCGFDQLEVPAAYDLDNVLLSD; translated from the coding sequence ATGGAGATCGCACCGATGCTCGCCAAGGCCGTCCCCACCGTCCCCGAACCCGACAGCGTGCGCGGCGGACTCCGGTACGAGCCGAAGTGGGACGGGTTCCGCGGCATCGTGACCATCGACGGCGACGACGTGGAGATCGGCAGCCGCGGTGCGAAGCCCCTCACCCGGTACTTCCCCGAGCTCGTCGAGGCCTTCCGCGCACAGTTCGGCGGCCGCGAGCACCCCGTGGTCCTCGACGGCGAGGTGATCCTGCGCTCCGGGGACGCCGGCGCGGAACGGCTCGACTGGGAGGCGCTGTCGCAGCGGATCCACCCCGCGGCCTCGCGGATCGCGAAGCTCAGCGCCGAGACCCCCGCGCAGTTCGTGGCGTTCGACCTGCTCGCGGTGGACGGCACGGATCTCCTGGACCGGCCGTTCGACGAGCGTCGGTCGCGCCTGGACACGCTGTCGCAGGACATGTCCGACCCGCTGTTCGTCACGCGCACCACGCTCGACGTCGACCTCGCCCGCGAGTGGCTGACCACGTTCGAGGGCGCCGGGCTCGACGGTGTCGTCGCGAAGCCCCGGGCGAAGCCGTACGAGCCGAACAAGCGCACCATGCTCAAGGTCAAGCACCACCGCACGGCCGACGTCGTCGCGATCGGGTACCGCGTGCACAAGAGCGGGACCGGCGTCGGCTCGCTGCTCGTCGGGTTGTACGGCGACGACGGCGAGCTCCGGCAGGTGGGCGGCGTGTCCGCCTTCTCCGACAAGAGACGGGTCGAGTTGGTGGACGAGCTCGACCGGGTGGTCCTCCGGGATGCGGACGGGAGGCCCGTCACCGGTGACGGGGAACGCTCGCGGTTCTCGTCGGGTCGCGACACGTCGTTCGTCCGGCTGGCGCCGTCGCTGGTCCTGGAGGTGCGGTACGACCAGATGGAGGGCGACCGGTTCCGGCACACGGTCCAGTTCGAGCGGTGGCGTCCCGACCGCGAGGCCGCCTCGTGCGGCTTCGACCAGCTCGAGGTCCCGGCGGCGTACGACCTCGACAACGTGCTGCTGTCCGATTGA
- a CDS encoding APC family permease: protein MATTNTERPQQEQPELRRVIGPKLLLLFIVGDILGTGVYALTGQVAAEVGGAAWLPFLIAFAVALLTAFSYLELVTKYPQTAGAALYVHKAFGIHFVTFIVTFIVMCSGITSASTASRAFAANLGAGFGLELPNAVVMLIAMGFMLAVMAINFRGVSESVKTNVVLTLVELSGLVMVILIGFWAIAGGNADFSRVVMFDTPEDKSLLLSVSTATSLAFFAMVGFEDSVNMAEETKDPSRIFPKVMLTGLGITAVIYVLVSICAVAVVPIGELAGNETPLVTVVQTAAPDFPIADLLPFISMFAVANTALINMMMASRLLYGMSKQGVLPGFLGKVSPARRTPSTAIVFTTLISLLLIGWVSLDPDSPIVVVLGGTTSLLLLSVFAVVNASVLVLRRDKVDHKHFRAGVIVPIIGVVTCLWLVLPFSSGRDPQQYQIAGALLALGILLWIVTWFTHGRKQTEKAPTGLVTEPTKVQRPNEPTQTRDHDHRDV from the coding sequence ATGGCCACCACCAACACAGAGCGCCCGCAACAGGAGCAGCCAGAGCTCCGGCGGGTCATCGGTCCCAAACTCCTCCTGCTCTTCATCGTCGGGGACATCCTCGGCACGGGCGTCTACGCGCTCACGGGTCAGGTCGCGGCAGAGGTCGGCGGAGCAGCGTGGCTCCCCTTCCTCATCGCGTTCGCCGTGGCGCTGCTGACGGCGTTCTCGTACCTCGAGCTCGTCACGAAGTACCCGCAGACGGCCGGTGCGGCGCTGTACGTCCACAAGGCGTTCGGCATCCACTTCGTCACCTTCATCGTGACGTTCATCGTGATGTGCTCGGGGATCACCTCGGCGTCGACGGCCTCGCGGGCGTTCGCGGCGAACCTCGGCGCCGGCTTCGGGTTGGAGCTGCCGAACGCGGTCGTGATGCTCATCGCGATGGGCTTCATGCTTGCGGTGATGGCGATCAACTTCCGGGGCGTCAGCGAGAGCGTGAAGACGAACGTCGTCCTCACCCTGGTCGAGTTGTCCGGTCTCGTGATGGTGATCCTCATCGGCTTCTGGGCGATCGCCGGCGGCAACGCGGACTTCTCGCGCGTGGTCATGTTCGACACGCCGGAGGACAAGTCGCTCCTGCTCTCGGTGTCGACCGCCACGTCGCTGGCCTTCTTCGCCATGGTCGGGTTCGAGGACTCGGTGAACATGGCCGAGGAGACGAAGGACCCCTCCCGCATCTTCCCGAAGGTCATGCTCACGGGTCTCGGCATCACGGCCGTGATCTACGTGCTCGTGTCCATCTGCGCCGTGGCGGTCGTGCCGATCGGTGAGCTCGCCGGCAACGAGACGCCGCTCGTCACCGTCGTGCAGACGGCCGCGCCGGACTTCCCGATCGCTGACCTGCTGCCGTTCATCTCGATGTTCGCCGTGGCGAACACCGCGCTGATCAACATGATGATGGCGTCGCGGCTGCTGTACGGCATGAGCAAGCAGGGCGTCCTGCCCGGCTTCCTCGGGAAGGTCTCGCCGGCCCGCCGCACCCCGTCCACCGCGATCGTCTTCACGACGCTCATCTCGCTGCTGCTGATCGGGTGGGTCTCGCTCGACCCCGACTCCCCCATCGTCGTCGTGCTCGGCGGCACCACCTCGCTCCTGCTGCTGTCGGTGTTCGCGGTCGTGAACGCGTCGGTGCTGGTGCTGCGCCGCGACAAGGTCGACCACAAGCACTTCCGGGCCGGTGTCATCGTGCCGATCATCGGTGTCGTCACCTGCCTGTGGCTCGTGCTGCCGTTCTCGTCCGGCCGCGACCCGCAGCAGTACCAGATCGCGGGCGCGCTGCTCGCGCTCGGGATCCTGCTGTGGATCGTGACGTGGTTCACCCACGGGCGGAAGCAGACCGAGAAGGCACCCACCGGCCTCGTCACCGAACCGACGAAGGTGCAGCGCCCGAACGAGCCGACGCAGACCCGCGACCACGACCACCGCGACGTCTGA
- a CDS encoding DUF427 domain-containing protein: MRRPNRTEPAPGQESVWDYPRPPAVEPVPERVVVRLGGEVVVDTTDAVRVLETSHPPVYYVPMADLDLRPAEGSSMCEFKGRARYFDVVGGDVVAPRAAWNYPTPEPGYEQLRDRVAIYPSAMDSCEVGGEVVQAQEGDFYGGWITSRVVGPFKGAPGTLGW, translated from the coding sequence ATGCGCCGACCGAACCGTACCGAGCCCGCCCCCGGCCAGGAGTCCGTGTGGGACTACCCGAGGCCTCCCGCCGTGGAGCCGGTGCCCGAACGCGTGGTCGTGCGGCTCGGCGGCGAGGTGGTCGTGGACACGACGGACGCGGTGCGGGTGCTGGAGACCTCGCACCCGCCGGTGTACTACGTGCCGATGGCCGACCTCGACCTGCGGCCGGCCGAGGGGTCGAGCATGTGCGAGTTCAAGGGGCGCGCGCGGTACTTCGACGTGGTGGGCGGGGACGTGGTCGCTCCGCGGGCGGCGTGGAACTACCCGACGCCCGAGCCGGGCTACGAGCAGCTGCGCGACCGGGTGGCGATCTACCCGTCGGCGATGGACTCGTGCGAGGTCGGCGGCGAGGTGGTCCAGGCGCAGGAGGGGGACTTCTACGGCGGGTGGATCACCTCGCGGGTGGTCGGACCGTTCAAGGGTGCGCCGGGCACGCTCGGGTGGTGA
- a CDS encoding MBL fold metallo-hydrolase, translating to MTTVPPPAAPAPEPISPVQAAALRDGVLPPVEEIRPGIWTLAVPFRFGVPNATLVYVVEGSDGSLALIDPGWTADGGLDVLRDGLTAIGRSLDDVGLVVVTHLHADHLGAAAAIRRSTGARVAMHRLEVEALHRERADAAVNDADIATWGLPEHLRAGVVEAWGSGRRIGLGRTAEPFADLLLEDGDVLPVAGRTIRTLWTPGHTAGHCCFVDAEDGLLFTGDHVLPRINSGIGLGGRTATNPLGDYLASLGRLDGYADLEVCPGHEYRFRDVVGRARTLARHREERSRHVAEALDALSSPTLYEVASRVPFSGGIESMTGFLLASALTQTAFHAALLGRADEVRPA from the coding sequence GTGACGACCGTGCCCCCGCCGGCAGCGCCGGCACCGGAACCGATCAGCCCCGTGCAGGCCGCCGCGCTCCGCGACGGCGTCCTGCCGCCAGTCGAGGAGATCCGCCCGGGCATCTGGACCCTCGCCGTGCCCTTCCGCTTCGGGGTGCCCAACGCGACGCTCGTGTACGTCGTCGAGGGCTCCGACGGCTCGCTCGCGCTGATCGACCCCGGGTGGACCGCCGACGGCGGTCTCGACGTGCTCCGCGACGGCCTCACGGCGATCGGGCGGTCGCTCGACGACGTCGGGCTGGTCGTCGTGACGCACCTGCACGCGGACCACCTCGGCGCCGCGGCGGCGATCCGACGGTCCACCGGCGCCCGGGTCGCCATGCACCGGCTCGAGGTCGAGGCGCTGCACCGGGAGCGGGCGGACGCCGCGGTGAACGACGCCGACATCGCGACGTGGGGACTGCCGGAGCACCTGCGCGCCGGCGTGGTCGAGGCCTGGGGGAGCGGACGACGGATCGGGCTCGGTCGGACGGCGGAGCCCTTCGCGGACCTGCTGCTCGAAGACGGCGACGTGCTGCCGGTCGCCGGTCGGACGATCCGGACGCTGTGGACCCCCGGGCACACCGCCGGGCACTGCTGCTTCGTCGACGCGGAGGACGGCCTGCTGTTCACCGGCGACCACGTCCTGCCCCGCATCAACTCCGGGATCGGGCTCGGGGGCCGAACCGCCACGAACCCGCTCGGCGACTACCTAGCGTCACTCGGGCGGCTCGACGGCTACGCGGACCTCGAGGTGTGCCCCGGCCACGAGTACCGCTTCCGCGACGTCGTCGGTCGTGCCCGCACCCTGGCGCGGCACCGCGAGGAACGGTCGCGGCACGTCGCCGAGGCACTCGACGCCCTGTCCTCGCCGACGCTCTACGAGGTGGCGTCCCGGGTGCCGTTCAGCGGGGGCATCGAGTCGATGACGGGGTTCCTGCTCGCCAGTGCGCTGACGCAGACGGCGTTCCACGCGGCGCTGCTCGGTCGCGCGGACGAGGTCCGCCCCGCCTGA
- the ligD gene encoding non-homologous end-joining DNA ligase, translating into MASEATTLTVPGPDGDREVRISSPSRVLWPEPGITKLDLAEYLVAVGDAFVRANGDRPISLQRFPGGVDGEQFFSKNPPKGAPEYVRAVTVTYPSGRQHPQLVVDEPAVAVWAAQMNTVVFHPWASRAGDPDHPDQLRIDLDPQPGTDFHDTVPVAHELRKVLDEVGLTAWIKTSGNRGLHVFAPILPEYEFLDVRHAVIAAARELERRMPDRVTTAWWKEERGERVFVDFNQANRDRTMAGAYSPRALAHAAVSTPIAWDELDDADPTAFTIRSVPERLRTAGDPWQAMHDEPASIAPLLAWWERDLENGEGELPFPPDFPKMPGEPPRVQPSRAKKA; encoded by the coding sequence ATGGCGAGCGAAGCGACGACGCTGACGGTCCCGGGGCCGGACGGCGACCGGGAGGTCCGGATCAGCAGCCCCTCCCGCGTGCTCTGGCCCGAGCCCGGCATCACGAAGCTCGACCTGGCGGAGTACCTCGTCGCCGTCGGCGACGCGTTCGTCCGGGCCAACGGCGACCGCCCGATCTCGCTGCAGCGGTTCCCGGGCGGCGTCGACGGCGAGCAGTTCTTCTCGAAGAACCCGCCGAAGGGCGCGCCCGAGTACGTCCGCGCGGTCACGGTCACCTACCCGAGCGGCCGGCAGCACCCGCAGCTCGTGGTGGACGAGCCGGCCGTCGCGGTGTGGGCCGCGCAGATGAACACCGTCGTGTTCCACCCGTGGGCCTCGCGCGCCGGGGACCCCGACCACCCTGATCAGCTCCGCATCGACCTCGACCCGCAGCCCGGCACCGACTTCCACGACACAGTCCCCGTCGCGCACGAGCTCCGGAAGGTGCTCGACGAGGTCGGGCTGACGGCGTGGATCAAGACGAGCGGGAACCGCGGGCTGCACGTCTTCGCGCCGATCCTGCCCGAGTACGAGTTCCTCGACGTCCGGCACGCGGTCATCGCCGCCGCACGCGAACTCGAGCGACGGATGCCGGACCGGGTGACGACGGCGTGGTGGAAGGAGGAGCGCGGGGAGCGCGTCTTCGTCGACTTCAACCAGGCGAACCGCGACCGGACGATGGCCGGTGCCTACAGTCCCCGTGCCCTCGCGCACGCGGCCGTGTCGACGCCGATCGCGTGGGACGAACTCGACGACGCCGATCCCACGGCGTTCACGATCCGGTCGGTGCCGGAGCGGCTGCGGACCGCGGGCGACCCGTGGCAGGCGATGCACGACGAGCCCGCGAGCATCGCACCGCTGCTGGCGTGGTGGGAGCGCGACCTGGAGAACGGCGAGGGCGAGCTGCCCTTCCCGCCGGACTTCCCGAAGATGCCGGGGGAGCCGCCGCGCGTGCAGCCGTCACGCGCGAAGAAGGCCTGA
- a CDS encoding G5 domain-containing protein, giving the protein MRWGTMTTKARATLVVAIAAVVWVGGVGSAGALVSAAVSNAPAAGPSATAEAQRFVQTPAPSRTTEPTRTPTAIPTPETVVTEVSERTDVPFARTTVEDATLPKDESHVTTAGVMGAKTTVYRVTTVDGVETKREQVREALNRAPVTEVTTVGTYVAPAPVTAPVPAQQAPAAPAPSTQQQGLITPGAFCADAQNGAVAQAANGRSYQCGGKGPDANGHLHWNTM; this is encoded by the coding sequence ATGCGCTGGGGAACGATGACGACCAAGGCGAGGGCCACCCTGGTGGTGGCGATCGCTGCAGTCGTGTGGGTGGGCGGGGTGGGTTCCGCCGGAGCGCTGGTGAGCGCGGCGGTGTCGAACGCGCCCGCTGCCGGTCCCTCTGCGACGGCCGAGGCGCAACGCTTCGTGCAGACGCCCGCGCCGAGCCGCACGACCGAGCCGACCCGGACGCCGACCGCCATCCCGACGCCGGAGACCGTCGTCACCGAGGTCTCCGAACGGACGGACGTCCCGTTCGCGCGGACGACAGTCGAGGACGCGACGCTGCCGAAGGACGAGTCGCACGTCACGACCGCAGGGGTCATGGGCGCGAAGACCACCGTCTACCGGGTCACGACGGTCGATGGTGTCGAAACGAAGCGGGAGCAGGTTCGCGAAGCACTGAACCGGGCTCCCGTCACCGAGGTCACCACAGTCGGCACGTACGTCGCGCCCGCCCCTGTGACCGCCCCGGTGCCCGCCCAGCAGGCTCCTGCCGCACCAGCACCGTCGACCCAGCAGCAGGGCCTGATCACGCCGGGCGCGTTCTGCGCCGACGCGCAGAACGGCGCTGTGGCCCAGGCGGCGAACGGGCGTTCGTACCAGTGTGGCGGCAAGGGGCCGGACGCGAACGGCCACCTGCACTGGAACACGATGTAG
- a CDS encoding DUF6892 domain-containing protein yields MHDETNTTEEPVEFADFNAKLLVLDVLCYDLDVLQPYAGDDDESDEDLDVEGQDDRAREYYDDLDLLPSQLSLVTELTVDSDLEVLQDVHPGWDGSDDRYDPQNWDDVLDLPALGTVYAAAPLPAHVVERLAAKGVEIRSA; encoded by the coding sequence ATGCACGACGAGACGAACACGACCGAGGAACCCGTGGAGTTCGCCGACTTCAACGCGAAGCTCCTCGTGCTCGACGTGCTCTGCTACGACCTCGACGTCCTCCAGCCCTACGCCGGGGACGACGACGAGAGCGACGAGGACCTCGACGTCGAAGGGCAGGACGACCGTGCGCGCGAGTACTACGACGACCTCGACCTCCTGCCGTCGCAGCTCTCGCTCGTGACGGAGCTGACGGTCGACTCGGACCTCGAGGTCCTGCAGGACGTGCACCCGGGGTGGGACGGCTCGGACGACCGGTACGACCCGCAGAACTGGGACGACGTGCTCGACCTGCCGGCCCTCGGCACCGTGTACGCCGCGGCACCGCTGCCCGCGCACGTGGTCGAGCGGCTCGCCGCGAAGGGCGTCGAGATCCGCTCCGCCTGA
- a CDS encoding FMN-dependent NADH-azoreductase has product MPTLLHIDSSADLAHSRSRALTAAFADAWRARGPEYTVVRRDLHVDQLPHLETSALHWAAADRTDDEVVAPEADALRQEVIDELLGADVVVVGAPLYNYTVPSTLKAWIDRIHVPGVLAGAVQPLAGRPVVTVVSRGATYDAGTPTEGWDHGSPVLHLILGTALGMKPYPITVSATLADRLPDLAPLADHAAAEFADAKTTLERLAATLG; this is encoded by the coding sequence ATGCCCACGCTCCTGCACATCGACTCCTCGGCCGACCTCGCGCACTCCCGCTCCCGCGCCCTCACCGCGGCCTTCGCGGACGCCTGGCGCGCACGTGGCCCGGAGTACACGGTCGTCCGCCGCGACCTGCACGTCGACCAGCTCCCCCACCTCGAGACCTCGGCGCTGCACTGGGCCGCCGCCGACCGCACGGATGACGAGGTCGTGGCCCCCGAGGCCGACGCGCTCCGGCAGGAGGTGATCGACGAACTCCTCGGCGCCGACGTCGTCGTGGTCGGCGCGCCGCTCTACAACTACACGGTGCCGTCGACGCTCAAGGCGTGGATCGACCGCATCCACGTGCCGGGTGTCCTCGCCGGTGCCGTGCAGCCGCTCGCCGGGCGTCCGGTCGTCACCGTCGTCAGCCGGGGTGCCACGTACGACGCCGGGACCCCGACGGAGGGCTGGGACCACGGCTCCCCGGTCCTGCACCTCATCCTCGGGACCGCGCTCGGCATGAAGCCGTACCCGATCACCGTGAGTGCGACCCTGGCGGACCGGCTGCCCGACCTCGCGCCGCTCGCCGACCACGCCGCCGCCGAGTTCGCCGACGCGAAGACGACGCTGGAGCGCCTCGCCGCGACGCTCGGCTGA
- a CDS encoding uracil-DNA glycosylase, with amino-acid sequence MSGGGRFDAFWAALDAVPVADDAEALYNVSTPAGLLRRANLERYLSTVGARADTVLVAEAPGWRGMTNTGVPFTSMRELGPDYLVPPEPTAPWEASSRVVQAALASWHGALPMTWAIFPHHPFAAPDRLTNRTPRPTEVREGAPVALALLDAMRAGPGSDDVQVVAVGRKAQGALALAGIDAVAVRHPAQGGAAQFTEQVLALRR; translated from the coding sequence GTGAGCGGGGGCGGGCGGTTCGACGCGTTCTGGGCAGCGCTCGACGCCGTGCCGGTCGCGGACGACGCCGAGGCGCTGTACAACGTGTCGACTCCTGCCGGGCTGCTGCGTCGCGCGAACCTCGAGCGGTACCTCTCGACCGTCGGGGCCCGGGCGGACACGGTGCTCGTCGCCGAGGCCCCGGGGTGGCGCGGCATGACGAACACCGGCGTGCCGTTCACGAGCATGCGGGAGCTCGGGCCGGACTACCTCGTCCCGCCGGAGCCGACCGCCCCGTGGGAGGCCTCGTCCCGCGTCGTGCAGGCTGCCCTGGCGTCGTGGCACGGTGCGCTCCCGATGACGTGGGCGATCTTCCCGCACCACCCGTTCGCCGCCCCGGACCGGCTGACGAACCGAACGCCACGGCCGACCGAGGTCCGGGAGGGTGCCCCCGTCGCGCTCGCGCTGCTCGATGCGATGCGGGCGGGTCCGGGCAGCGACGACGTCCAGGTCGTCGCGGTGGGGCGGAAGGCGCAGGGCGCGTTGGCGCTGGCGGGGATCGACGCCGTGGCGGTGCGGCACCCGGCGCAGGGCGGGGCCGCGCAGTTCACGGAGCAGGTGCTGGCGCTCCGCCGCTGA